A genomic segment from Tuwongella immobilis encodes:
- a CDS encoding LexA family protein, with translation MENHLKKGLPMDTVSFGDALREARSRKNMTQNQLAEILGLTQGGLAHIESGRRGVERDPTIVMRMEAALGLPPGTLLRFLPEEHPIRQVAEIEIPVIGSVGAGPACADPSDPEDRLSVGEAFAGCVAYQVRGDSMLSEQIRSGDYIIVRSDPSPRPGEIVVAWLADLDGCVCKKLTRSNRLVSDNDWSHKLTESDRIYGAMVAVVRLARPHHH, from the coding sequence GTGGAGAATCATCTGAAGAAGGGGTTGCCGATGGATACTGTCAGTTTTGGTGATGCGCTCCGTGAAGCACGATCGCGGAAAAACATGACCCAGAATCAACTTGCTGAAATCCTCGGTTTGACCCAAGGAGGACTTGCTCACATTGAGTCTGGAAGACGAGGTGTGGAGCGAGATCCCACCATTGTGATGCGAATGGAGGCCGCCCTCGGGTTGCCACCTGGAACGCTCCTTCGATTTCTGCCCGAGGAACATCCAATCCGTCAAGTTGCTGAAATCGAGATTCCAGTGATTGGCTCCGTCGGCGCCGGTCCCGCATGCGCTGATCCTTCTGACCCCGAGGATCGTCTCAGCGTCGGAGAAGCATTCGCGGGTTGTGTTGCCTATCAGGTACGTGGGGATTCAATGCTCAGTGAGCAGATCCGGAGCGGCGACTACATTATCGTTCGCTCAGACCCGTCCCCGCGACCTGGGGAAATCGTTGTCGCTTGGCTCGCAGATCTTGATGGATGTGTTTGCAAGAAATTAACACGATCAAATAGATTGGTGAGCGACAACGATTGGAGCCATAAGTTGACCGAGTCTGACCGGATTTACGGAGCGATGGTCGCAGTGGTTCGGTTGGCGAGACCACATCACCATTAA
- a CDS encoding sigma factor-like helix-turn-helix DNA-binding protein, translated as MLLFGDLCEDQHASGRSKHPSWLTAKAAKEPTSMEESEWARLLKPLTPHQRKILSLRYRIGLSEKEVAIMLGLSESTIGTTCAHCIRELRSLFSHTNTRLAAAS; from the coding sequence CTGCTGCTCTTCGGCGATCTCTGCGAAGACCAGCATGCGAGCGGTCGCAGCAAACATCCGAGCTGGCTGACGGCGAAGGCGGCCAAAGAGCCAACATCGATGGAAGAGTCGGAATGGGCCCGGCTGCTCAAACCGCTCACCCCGCACCAACGCAAGATCCTCTCGTTGCGATACCGCATCGGGCTCAGTGAGAAGGAAGTCGCCATCATGCTCGGGCTGAGCGAATCGACGATCGGCACGACTTGCGCGCACTGCATCCGCGAACTTCGGTCTCTGTTTTCCCATACCAACACTCGCCTGGCAGCTGCGAGTTGA
- a CDS encoding helix-turn-helix domain-containing protein, giving the protein MLTKSQQPPTVLALRAPEAAQAIGISERMLWDLTDRIPHVKVGRCIVFPIKELQEWLSQNAQTKGGETNE; this is encoded by the coding sequence ATGCTTACGAAGTCGCAGCAACCCCCAACGGTACTCGCGCTCCGGGCACCGGAGGCCGCCCAGGCAATCGGCATCAGCGAGCGAATGCTCTGGGACTTAACCGATCGGATCCCGCACGTCAAAGTCGGGCGATGCATCGTGTTCCCAATCAAGGAGCTCCAAGAATGGCTCTCCCAAAATGCTCAAACCAAGGGCGGTGAGACCAATGAGTGA
- a CDS encoding tyrosine-type recombinase/integrase — MSKKDADSICRQIELLLNSVTSSIPIPRETIAWLEDIGPELRQRLAATGLIPTQRLETLKGLLDEFVLNREDVKPATLEVWQQPARNLVEYFGADRSLRSISPGDAEKFARWLGTQKLAPSTVAKRIAFARTFFHTARKNRLIEENPFAEVKGPVADVRGRQSFVTREMMNQLLRHANPEWRIILTLARYGGLRCPSEVLSLRWEDIDWDRGRMVVQAPKTERYAGKATREIPLFPELNDYLQEARGRAEAGQIYVVGGNFRERANRPTGWKNCNIRTSFGKLIKRAGLEQWPRMFHNLRSSRETELLEDFPVHVVAAWMGHAVQVSLKHYAQITDDHFLRAVEKPDVKSDVK; from the coding sequence ATGTCCAAGAAAGATGCTGATTCGATCTGTCGACAAATCGAACTCCTCCTCAACTCAGTCACATCCTCAATTCCAATCCCTCGAGAAACGATCGCTTGGCTGGAAGATATCGGGCCAGAGCTGCGGCAGCGCCTCGCTGCGACGGGGCTCATTCCGACTCAGCGGTTGGAGACCTTGAAGGGACTGCTGGATGAGTTCGTTCTCAATCGAGAGGATGTGAAACCCGCGACCTTGGAGGTCTGGCAGCAACCCGCCCGCAACTTGGTGGAATACTTTGGCGCAGATCGGAGCCTTCGATCCATCTCGCCAGGCGATGCGGAAAAGTTCGCCCGGTGGCTCGGGACTCAAAAGCTCGCACCATCGACGGTGGCGAAACGGATAGCATTCGCTCGAACGTTTTTTCACACCGCGCGCAAAAATCGCCTCATCGAAGAAAATCCCTTCGCTGAGGTGAAAGGGCCGGTGGCCGATGTTCGAGGGCGACAATCCTTTGTCACTCGAGAGATGATGAACCAATTGCTCCGCCATGCAAATCCCGAATGGCGGATAATTCTTACACTCGCACGATACGGTGGGCTTCGCTGTCCAAGTGAGGTGCTGTCACTCCGATGGGAGGACATTGATTGGGATCGAGGACGAATGGTGGTCCAGGCTCCCAAAACGGAACGCTATGCCGGCAAGGCAACTCGTGAGATTCCATTATTTCCAGAATTGAATGATTATCTTCAGGAGGCAAGGGGCCGAGCCGAGGCAGGGCAGATCTATGTTGTTGGTGGGAACTTTCGAGAACGGGCCAATCGGCCAACTGGGTGGAAGAACTGTAACATTCGCACTAGCTTCGGGAAGCTGATCAAGCGAGCTGGATTGGAGCAGTGGCCGCGCATGTTCCACAATCTCCGATCAAGCCGTGAAACGGAACTGCTCGAGGATTTCCCGGTTCATGTGGTAGCAGCTTGGATGGGGCATGCGGTGCAGGTGAGTCTGAAGCATTATGCTCAGATTACCGATGACCACTTCTTGCGAGCAGTGGAAAAGCCTGACGTAAAAAGCGACGTAAAGTGA
- a CDS encoding dATP/dGTP pyrophosphohydrolase domain-containing protein — protein sequence MSEQIRIKRDFIRSNDGLIEMPKETSGFINAILSVAQFRGSITSEIWGHLHACLLDASWEWSQKTFGSVEYRGPKGPLLHLEKEVREAVQAIGTPELAEELADCQLLIWDAARRAGLGPVELLMEVWKKLQKNQKRHWPKPTTDQPVEHLREDSK from the coding sequence ATGAGTGAGCAGATCAGAATCAAACGGGATTTCATTCGGTCCAATGACGGATTGATTGAAATGCCCAAAGAGACATCTGGCTTCATCAATGCCATCTTGTCAGTGGCTCAATTCCGAGGGTCGATCACGTCTGAAATCTGGGGTCATTTGCACGCTTGTCTTTTGGACGCATCGTGGGAATGGTCGCAGAAAACCTTCGGCTCCGTTGAATATCGCGGCCCCAAAGGTCCGCTGCTGCATTTGGAAAAGGAGGTCCGAGAGGCGGTTCAGGCGATCGGCACACCCGAGCTCGCCGAGGAACTTGCCGACTGCCAACTGCTGATCTGGGACGCTGCTCGACGCGCGGGATTGGGTCCGGTGGAACTCCTGATGGAAGTCTGGAAGAAACTCCAGAAAAACCAGAAACGCCATTGGCCGAAGCCCACAACAGATCAGCCCGTCGAGCACCTTCGGGAGGACAGCAAATGA
- a CDS encoding ATP-binding protein, with protein MGFLNRVQHGRVSNPPRLLIYGTPGIGKSTFGSQAPNPIFLPTEDGLDVIDCAKFPLMTNYSEVREALVELYREKHDFETLVVDSLDWLERLVWAKTCEKFGVKNIEKVDGGWGKGYILALDLWNETIDLLSQLRLDRGMAIILIAHAKVEKFEDPEAAMSYDRYSPRLHKHASAMFIEWCDAILFATRKFRTQSEDTGFGRKRTTAHAVGKAGGERILRPVGGPACIAKNRYGINDDLPLSWADWMAAMNDNALTSKGE; from the coding sequence ATGGGATTTTTGAACCGAGTTCAGCATGGGCGGGTCTCCAATCCGCCGCGCCTGCTGATCTATGGCACACCGGGCATCGGGAAATCGACCTTCGGGTCGCAGGCGCCCAACCCGATTTTTTTGCCAACCGAGGATGGGCTCGACGTGATCGATTGCGCGAAGTTCCCGCTCATGACCAACTATTCGGAGGTCCGCGAGGCGCTGGTCGAGCTCTATCGGGAAAAGCACGATTTCGAGACGCTGGTCGTCGATTCGCTCGATTGGCTCGAGCGATTGGTGTGGGCCAAGACCTGCGAAAAATTCGGCGTGAAGAACATCGAGAAGGTCGATGGCGGCTGGGGGAAAGGGTACATCCTCGCCCTGGATCTCTGGAACGAGACCATTGATCTGCTCTCGCAACTTCGGCTCGATCGCGGCATGGCCATCATCCTCATCGCCCACGCCAAGGTGGAGAAGTTTGAGGATCCCGAGGCCGCGATGTCTTATGACCGCTACTCGCCTCGGCTGCACAAACATGCCTCGGCGATGTTCATCGAATGGTGCGATGCGATCCTTTTCGCCACTCGGAAGTTTCGGACCCAAAGCGAGGATACCGGCTTTGGGAGGAAACGGACCACCGCTCACGCAGTCGGGAAAGCGGGCGGTGAACGCATCCTTCGCCCCGTCGGCGGGCCTGCTTGCATCGCCAAGAACCGCTACGGGATCAACGACGACTTGCCCCTCAGTTGGGCTGACTGGATGGCAGCAATGAACGACAACGCCCTCACTTCCAAAGGAGAATGA